A single genomic interval of Nocardioides palaemonis harbors:
- the lipB gene encoding lipoyl(octanoyl) transferase LipB, whose protein sequence is MSLDVNALDFEVAGLGDDAVDYLAAWDVQRRVHEEVVAGTRGDTVLLLEHPPVFTAGKRTDPHERPADPGGAPVIDVDRGGKITFHGPGQLVGYPIVSLPDHVKVVDYVRRVEEALIAVCTDLGVTTARIPGRSGVWLREDDRGPERKIAAIGIRVSRGVTMHGFALNCDVDLGWYDRFVPCGIADAGVTSLSRELGHDVTVQDVLPSVRQHLATYLAWGPYDATPDYDARPEPGRGPRIQLVTPGA, encoded by the coding sequence ATGTCGCTGGACGTGAACGCGCTGGACTTCGAGGTCGCCGGGCTCGGCGACGACGCCGTCGACTACCTCGCCGCCTGGGACGTCCAGCGGCGCGTGCACGAGGAGGTCGTCGCCGGCACCCGCGGCGACACCGTCCTGCTCCTCGAGCACCCGCCAGTCTTCACCGCCGGCAAGCGCACCGACCCGCACGAGCGCCCGGCCGACCCGGGCGGCGCGCCCGTCATCGACGTCGACCGCGGCGGCAAGATCACCTTCCACGGCCCCGGCCAGCTCGTCGGCTACCCCATCGTCTCGCTGCCCGACCACGTCAAGGTCGTCGACTACGTCCGCCGCGTCGAGGAGGCCCTCATCGCGGTGTGCACCGACCTCGGCGTGACGACGGCACGCATCCCCGGGCGCAGCGGCGTCTGGCTGCGCGAGGACGACCGCGGCCCCGAGCGCAAGATCGCCGCGATCGGCATCCGGGTCAGCCGCGGCGTCACGATGCACGGCTTCGCACTCAACTGCGACGTCGACCTCGGGTGGTACGACCGATTCGTGCCGTGCGGCATCGCCGACGCCGGCGTCACCTCCCTGAGCCGCGAGCTCGGCCACGACGTGACCGTCCAGGACGTCCTGCCCAGCGTGCGGCAGCACCTCGCGACCTACCTCGCGTGGGGCCCCTACGACGCGACCCCGGACTACGACGCCCGCCCGGAGCCGGGCCGGGGTCCGCGGATCCAGCTGGTCACGCCGGGCGCCTGA
- a CDS encoding DUF4188 domain-containing protein: MAGRTTPRRVPRGYDSAPRRAPRGVRGGQYVADPPDGDVVVFVIGMRINRIRKVRSWWPTFVGMPQMLRELAKEDRGLLGVQSYWSGRTLLTIQYWRSAEELGAYARDASLSHAPAWAAFNRDAAGSGDVGIFHETYVVPTDRIESVYGNMPAYGLAAAVGSIGRGERSARGTAHQRLSTTEPDYVETPAGPGRSEG, from the coding sequence ATGGCCGGTCGCACCACCCCACGCCGCGTTCCCCGCGGCTACGACTCCGCTCCCCGTCGCGCCCCGCGCGGCGTCCGAGGCGGGCAGTACGTCGCCGACCCACCCGACGGCGACGTCGTGGTGTTCGTCATCGGCATGCGCATCAACCGGATCCGCAAGGTGCGCAGCTGGTGGCCGACCTTCGTCGGCATGCCGCAGATGCTGCGCGAGCTCGCGAAGGAGGACCGTGGGCTGCTGGGCGTCCAGTCGTACTGGTCCGGGCGGACGCTGCTGACCATCCAGTACTGGCGCAGCGCGGAGGAGCTCGGCGCCTACGCCCGCGACGCCTCGCTGTCGCACGCCCCGGCATGGGCGGCCTTCAACCGCGACGCGGCCGGTTCCGGCGACGTCGGGATCTTCCACGAGACCTACGTGGTGCCCACCGACCGCATCGAGAGCGTCTACGGCAACATGCCCGCGTACGGCCTCGCGGCTGCCGTCGGGTCCATCGGGCGCGGCGAGCGCTCCGCCCGCGGCACCGCCCACCAGCGGCTCTCGACGACCGAGCCCGACTACGTCGAGACCCCGGCCGGACCGGGGCGCTCGGAAGGGTGA
- a CDS encoding (2Fe-2S)-binding protein, with the protein MSRTSVNLTVNGDPHVVEVDTRRSLLDLLRDDLGLTGTQKGCDQGACGACTVHLDGRRRLSCLTLAVQAEGHDVTTIEGIGSADDLHPVQQAFIDCDAFQCGACTAGQVMSAVALLDEVERPDAEEVRELMSGNLCRCGAYPRIVDAVLAASRQEA; encoded by the coding sequence ATGAGCCGGACGTCCGTCAACCTGACCGTCAACGGGGACCCCCACGTGGTGGAGGTGGACACGCGGCGCTCGTTGCTCGACCTGCTGCGCGACGACCTCGGCCTCACCGGCACGCAGAAGGGCTGCGACCAGGGTGCGTGCGGCGCGTGCACCGTCCACCTCGACGGCCGGCGCCGGCTGTCCTGCCTGACCCTGGCCGTGCAGGCCGAGGGCCACGACGTCACGACCATCGAGGGGATCGGGTCCGCCGACGACCTGCACCCGGTCCAGCAGGCGTTCATCGACTGCGACGCGTTCCAGTGCGGCGCGTGCACCGCCGGGCAGGTGATGTCGGCGGTCGCGCTGCTCGACGAGGTCGAGCGGCCGGACGCCGAGGAGGTGCGCGAGCTGATGAGCGGCAACCTGTGCCGCTGCGGGGCCTACCCGCGCATCGTCGACGCCGTCCTCGCCGCTTCCCGTCAGGAGGCGTGA